From one Physeter macrocephalus isolate SW-GA chromosome 18, ASM283717v5, whole genome shotgun sequence genomic stretch:
- the LOC102993821 gene encoding LOW QUALITY PROTEIN: uncharacterized protein (The sequence of the model RefSeq protein was modified relative to this genomic sequence to represent the inferred CDS: inserted 1 base in 1 codon): protein MVWRADSGLGRAWNQRRWSPEAVATLERREDGGRSWAGLVGGQRECPQEEEGAGGAPRLSAQGSCGGTQPTAANSPRPECGGRGDVRQSLLLPLLEDSTLLSNPAFDTPHGPQERTRRCQGDGETISSPXTGGFPLPLPSNPVRQQQGLRRVQLTAGEEIRDGAGQEDVWLGHCIRPRRDIKEGPACWEEADLGTMETQRASLALGRWSLWLLLLGLVVPSASAQTLSYREAVLHAVDRLNEHSSEANLYRLLELDPPPKADGDPDTPKTVSFTMKETVCPRASQKSPEQCDFKENGLVKQCVGTVTLDQVKGQMNITCDELQSVGIFGRLHKRIQKIWQKTGPIIGPLFNYFG, encoded by the exons ATGGTGTGGAGGGCGGACAGTGGTCTGGGGAGAGCCTGGAACCAGAGAAGGTGGAGTCCGGAGGCTGTGGCTACGCTTGAGAGGAGAGAAGACGGTGGGAGGAGCTGGGCCGGGCTGGTGGGAGGCCAGAGGGAGTGTCCTCAGGAGGAAGAAGGAGCAGGTGGGGCTCCCAGGCTTTCAGCTCAGGGCTCCTGCGGCGGCACCCAGCCAACAGCAGCCAACAGCCCA AGGCCAGAGTGTGGAGGCAGAGGGGACGTAAGACAGAGCCTGCTCCTCCCTCTCCTGGAGGACTCAACGCTCTTGAGCAACCCTGCCTTTGACACTCCCCATGGGCCCCAGGAGAGGACAAGACGTTGTCAGGGAGATGGAGAAACCATTTCTTCAC TCACAGGAGGCTTCCCGCTTCCACTGCCCAGCAATCCCGTGAGGCAACAGCAGGGGCTGAGGCGAGTCCAGCTCACAGCCGGGGAGGAGATCAGGGATGGGGCAGGTCAGGAAGACGTGTGGTTGGGCCATTGCATCAGGCCCAGAAGGGACATAAAGGAGGGTCCTGCGTGCTGGGAGGAGGCTGACTTGGGGACCATGGAGACTCAGAGGGCCAGCCTCGCCCTGGGGCGGTGGTCACTGTGGCTATTGCTGCTGGGACTAGTGGTGCCCTCGGCCAGCGCCCAGACCCTCAGCTACAGGGAAGCTGTGCTTCATGCTGTGGATCGCCTCAACGAGCATTCCTCAGAAGCTAATCTCTACCGCCTCCTGGAGCTGGACCCGCCTCCCAAGGCT GATGGCGACCCGGATACCCCAAAGACTGTGAGCTTCACGATGAAGGAGACCGTGTGCCCCAGGGCATCGCAGAAGTCCCCGGAGCAGTGTGACTTCAAGGAGAATGGG CTGGTGAAACAGTGTGTGGGGACAGTCACTCTGGACCAGGTCAAGGGCCAAATGAACATCACCTGTGATGAG ctGCAGAGTGTTGGGATATTTGGGCGGCTGCATAAGAGGATCCAAAAAATTTGGCAGAAAACTGGTCCGATAATTGGCCCGCTCTTCAACTATTTTGGGTAA